One window of the Branchiostoma lanceolatum isolate klBraLanc5 chromosome 3, klBraLanc5.hap2, whole genome shotgun sequence genome contains the following:
- the LOC136429505 gene encoding transmembrane protein 53-like encodes MALAGHCVRHTELTASQLILWEPTEGRRKRDRRRTTLIGNLKGMLGSVPRLSLVRFCSSETTLIRVSNNLELRTRQNANRNDSTTKKPLVLIFAWMSAQRRHMQKFEKIYLERGCDVMTITIRLPQLLLPKTGSQVIAEKVVDFLHQPQNGRRPLLVHAFCIGGYLYSETLLKSLGTSSGEGDMKDRIVGQIFDSIADLNEIPDGLSTVLFKSPLLRAILRTMIKTYRAAFYKPVTSNYIRAYELFHHNPVPSPVLFLYSKLDEFGSAAVSGEIAKKMIKKGGRSVYFKCWDDSPHVQHLRKYPIEYVEIIDSFLSQLPPFAGKGDSAVRDNGKLTAFKARL; translated from the exons ATGGCACTGGCTGGACACTGCGTCCGGCATACCGAGCTGACAGCCAGCCAGCTTATCCTCTGGGAGCCAACtgagggaaggaggaaaagggaCAGGAGACGCACAACCCTCATTGGCAATCtaaaagggatgctgggctca GTGCCTCGTCTGTCGCTGGTCCGTTTTTGTTCATCAGAAACTACACTCATACGGGTCTCCAACAACCTGGAACTGCGAACGCGACAGAACGCAAATAGAAATGACAGCACGACGAAGAAACCCCTCGTGCTCATCTTCGCTTGGATGTCAGCTCAGAGAAGACACATGCAGAAGTTTGAGAAAATCTATCTTGAACGtgggtgtgacgtcatgactatCACAATCCGACTGCCCCAGCTCTTGTTGCCAAAAACTGGGTCACAAGTCATTGCCGAAAAG GTTGTTGATTTTCTTCACCAGCCGCAGAATGGCCGAAGACCGTTGTTAGTTCACGCGTTCTGCATCGGAGGGTACTTATACAG TGAGACGTTACTGAAATCCTTGGGAACCTCGTCAGGGGAGGGCGATATGAAAGACCGCATCGTGGGTCAGATTTTTGACAG CATTGCAGACCTCAATGAAATTCCCGACGGCTTGTCTACTGTTTTATTCAAGAGCCCGCTACTCCGCGCCATCTTGCGAACTATGATCAAGACGTACAGGGCAGCCTTCTACAAACCG GTAACCAGCAACTACATCCGAGCATACGAGCTCTTCCACCACAACCCAGTCCCATCGCCGGTGCTGTTTCTCTACTCAAAGCTGGACGAGTTCG GTTCAGCCGCCGTGAGTGGAGAAATAGCAAAAAAGATGATCAAAAAAGGAGGTCGTTCG GTGTACTTTAAATGCTGGGACGACTCACCCCACGTGCAGCATCTGCGCAAGTACCCCATCGAGTACGTGGAGATCATAGACAGCTTCCTCAGCCAGCTGCCGCCTTTCGCCGGAAAAGGCGACTCGGCCGTGCGAGACAACGGCAAGCTCACCGCCTTCAAGGCGCGGCTATAG
- the LOC136431273 gene encoding transmembrane protein 53-like has translation MLLGRALPLTREALKVPRLSLVRFCSTETTLIRVSSNLELRTRHNATENDCTSTKPLVLIFAWMLPQRRHLQKFENIYLARGCDVMTINIKPLQLMLPKTGAQVIAEKVVDFVHQPQNARRPLLVHAFSVGGYLYSETLLKSLDTSSEAGSMKDRIMGQIFDSPVDFIGIPDGLPAAMFKSPLLRATLRTMIKTYMAALYKQVTVNYIRASEIFHFNPVRSPALFLYSKVDPVGTVASIEGAARTNVKEDGPPVYYKCWDDSPHVQHMYKHPIEYVEIMDSFLSHLPPFAGREDSAVRDNGKLTAFTARQ, from the exons GTGCCTCGCCTGTCGCTGGTACGTTTCTGCTCAACAGAAACTACACTCATTCGGGTCTCCAGCAACCTGGAACTGCGAACGCGACACAACGCAACCGAAAATGACTGCACGTCGACGAAACCCCTGGTGCTCATCTTCGCTTGGATGTTACCACAGAGAAGACACCTGCAGAAGTTTGAGAACATTTATCTTGCTCGtggttgtgacgtcatgaccatcAACATTAAACCGCTACAACTCATGTTGCCAAAAACTGGAGCGCAAGTCATCGCCGAAAAG GTTGTTGATTTTGTTCACCAGCCGCAGAACGCGCGAAGACCGTTGTTAGTTCATGCTTTCTCCGTGGGAGGGTACTTATACAG TGAGACGTTACTGAAATCCTTAGACACCTCCTCAGAGGCGGGCAGTATGAAGGACCGCATCATGGGCCAGATATTTGACAG CCCTGTAGACTTCATCGGAATTCCCGACGGATTGCCTGCTGCTATGTTTAAGAGCCCGCTACTGCGCGCCACCTTGCGAACTATGATCAAGACCTACATGGCAGCCTTGTATAAACAG GTAACTGTCAACTACATCCGGGCGTCTGAGATCTTTCACTTCAACCCTGTCCGATCGCCTGCGCTATTCCTCTACTCAAAGGTGGACCCAGTCG GTACAGTGGCCTCTATTGAAGGAGCAGCAAGGACGAATGTAAAAGAAGATGGTCCTCCG GTGTACTATAAATGCTGGGACGACTCTCCCCACGTGCAGCACATGTACAAGCACCCCATCGAGTACGTGGAGATCATGGACAGCTTCCTCAGCCACCTGCCGCCCTTCGCCGGGAGGGAGGACTCGGCCGTGCGGGACAACGGCAAGCTCACCGCCTTCACCGCGCGGCAATAG